The Microbacterium sp. LWO12-1.2 genome includes a window with the following:
- a CDS encoding amidohydrolase: MSWEADVLALSAQIHAHPELAFAEHRAASVVAETMRAAGFEVWEGAFGLDTAVEATIGQGDITVAICAEYDALPGMGHACGHNIIAAAGVGAAIALADVVDDLGIRVKLLGTPAEEHGGGKILMLDAGAWDDVDFSLMVHGGPGDDLRCADLRTQAVARFDVSFQGQAGHAGGPSPDGMNAANAATIGLVALGLLRQHLPDGVRANAFIDHGGEATNIIPSSTRVRAEVRADTLDALESTQRRILACFEGGATATGCSWAWEHAEPTYAELVQNPVLAEAWDRNIASLGRTPHPYAASPGGSTDMGNVSHVVPSIHPLIAIEGCSSAPHTPEFAGDAIGDAADAAIVDGALAMALTAVDVVALLQAGHQLTSSNASSAAPNR; this comes from the coding sequence ATGAGTTGGGAAGCAGACGTTCTGGCGCTGAGTGCGCAGATCCACGCACATCCGGAGCTCGCTTTCGCTGAACACCGGGCAGCCTCGGTGGTGGCTGAGACGATGCGTGCAGCCGGGTTCGAGGTTTGGGAGGGTGCGTTCGGTCTCGACACCGCCGTGGAGGCCACGATCGGACAGGGAGATATCACCGTCGCGATCTGCGCGGAGTACGACGCACTCCCCGGCATGGGCCACGCCTGTGGTCACAACATCATCGCCGCCGCCGGCGTCGGTGCAGCCATTGCGCTGGCGGATGTCGTTGACGACCTCGGCATCCGCGTGAAGCTACTCGGAACGCCGGCGGAGGAGCACGGCGGGGGAAAGATCCTCATGCTGGACGCTGGCGCGTGGGATGACGTCGACTTCTCCCTTATGGTGCACGGAGGGCCCGGCGACGATCTGCGCTGTGCCGACTTGCGCACGCAGGCCGTCGCCCGATTCGACGTGTCCTTCCAGGGGCAGGCCGGTCATGCGGGGGGCCCGAGCCCCGATGGGATGAACGCGGCGAACGCGGCGACAATCGGACTCGTCGCGCTGGGCCTTCTCCGCCAGCACCTCCCCGACGGAGTCCGTGCAAATGCCTTCATTGACCACGGCGGTGAGGCAACGAACATCATCCCATCGTCGACGCGAGTGCGAGCCGAGGTGCGCGCGGACACACTCGACGCGCTCGAGAGCACGCAGCGCAGGATCCTTGCCTGCTTCGAGGGTGGGGCGACCGCGACTGGGTGCTCATGGGCGTGGGAACATGCCGAACCCACCTATGCCGAACTAGTGCAGAACCCGGTGCTGGCCGAGGCCTGGGACCGCAATATCGCCTCGCTCGGGCGCACGCCGCACCCCTACGCGGCCTCGCCGGGAGGGTCGACCGACATGGGCAATGTGTCGCACGTCGTTCCATCCATCCATCCGCTCATCGCGATCGAAGGATGCTCCTCTGCTCCGCACACCCCTGAGTTCGCCGGTGACGCGATCGGCGATGCAGCCGACGCCGCAATCGTTGACGGCGCACTCGCGATGGCACTCACCGCTGTCGATGTCGTGGCGCTTCTACAGGCGGGGCACCAGCTGACCAGCTCCAACGCGTCCTCCGCGGCACCGAACCGATGA
- a CDS encoding MFS transporter, with the protein MSQSLVRGRPAIGVVGFLVVMEFGSGALQGWFSPLLAAIGQQFGVGAGALNWVSAMYMLMTVACVPILAKLGDMFGHKRLLVIATGLVAVGSIVVAFAPTFEVFLLGRALQAPLAAFLPLEFAIVRARDERSASRSIGVLVGALTLGAAIGSLMSGLLFGATGELAIVLLVPAVFIALCVPVVVFLVPETTVRKRGRVDIVGAVLLTIGLLAILTGVSNASTWGWGDARTLALTLGGTAVLALWVVVERRITDPLVDLTMLTHGGIGLPIIASLLFGAQTYGGQTASFLWLLGDSERDGYGLGIPPAAAGAIIVLYALAAFAGTLLGDRLVRRISAHRAIALAGATAAVSFALMIVFAGAAALFIASMALGGVSAGVLLAVLPAVVVRNAPADSVGIASALFNTARTAAGAAAGAVFALVMTLFVATASDSGATVPRSTPTSFVAVWAICLVISLALAVIGLRVRVARSADPIDDASHSHTPEPIEER; encoded by the coding sequence GTGTCGCAGAGTCTCGTTCGTGGGCGCCCGGCAATAGGTGTCGTCGGGTTTCTCGTCGTCATGGAATTTGGCAGCGGCGCGCTGCAGGGTTGGTTCTCGCCCTTGCTCGCTGCGATCGGCCAGCAGTTCGGGGTCGGCGCCGGTGCACTGAACTGGGTGAGCGCGATGTACATGCTCATGACCGTCGCCTGCGTTCCCATCCTGGCCAAACTCGGCGATATGTTCGGGCATAAGCGGTTGTTGGTCATTGCAACGGGGCTCGTTGCCGTGGGATCTATCGTCGTTGCCTTCGCACCCACATTCGAGGTATTCCTCCTCGGGCGAGCGCTACAGGCACCGCTGGCGGCCTTCCTACCCCTGGAGTTCGCGATCGTCCGCGCCAGAGACGAGCGATCAGCGAGCCGAAGTATCGGAGTGCTCGTCGGCGCGCTCACCCTCGGCGCCGCGATCGGCTCCCTCATGTCCGGCCTGCTCTTCGGCGCGACCGGCGAGCTCGCAATCGTGCTGTTGGTCCCCGCGGTGTTCATCGCCCTGTGCGTACCTGTTGTCGTGTTCCTCGTGCCCGAGACCACTGTGCGAAAGCGCGGGCGCGTCGACATCGTCGGAGCCGTCCTGCTGACTATTGGGCTGCTCGCGATACTGACAGGAGTGTCGAACGCCAGCACCTGGGGATGGGGAGACGCGCGTACCCTCGCCCTGACCCTCGGTGGCACGGCGGTACTGGCGCTCTGGGTCGTCGTGGAACGCCGGATCACCGATCCTCTGGTCGATCTCACGATGCTCACGCACGGTGGCATCGGACTGCCGATCATCGCCTCGCTGCTCTTCGGCGCTCAGACCTACGGCGGTCAAACAGCGAGCTTCCTCTGGCTCCTCGGCGACAGCGAGCGCGACGGCTACGGCCTCGGCATCCCACCCGCCGCCGCCGGTGCGATCATCGTGCTCTATGCGCTGGCCGCCTTTGCCGGCACGCTCCTCGGGGATCGGCTCGTGCGACGGATCTCCGCCCACCGCGCAATCGCTCTCGCTGGAGCGACAGCTGCCGTGAGCTTCGCTCTCATGATTGTCTTTGCCGGAGCGGCCGCGCTGTTTATCGCGTCAATGGCACTCGGAGGCGTCTCCGCGGGTGTCCTACTTGCGGTTCTTCCCGCGGTCGTGGTTCGCAACGCTCCTGCGGACTCCGTGGGAATCGCCTCAGCACTCTTCAACACCGCGCGCACTGCAGCAGGAGCAGCTGCCGGGGCGGTGTTCGCCCTCGTAATGACGCTATTCGTTGCTACAGCTTCCGATAGTGGGGCGACCGTCCCCCGCTCCACCCCCACATCGTTCGTCGCGGTTTGGGCGATCTGCCTGGTGATCTCGCTCGCTCTTGCAGTTATCGGGCTGCGTGTCCGGGTCGCCCGCTCCGCAGACCCGATCGACGACGCTTCCCACTCACACACCCCCGAACCGATTGAAGAACGATGA
- a CDS encoding Lrp/AsnC family transcriptional regulator, with protein sequence MNKVDRSTQLASLDETDKRLIQALQINPRARWASLAPIIGVDSVTLARRWERLSDHGLAWVAGHPGPGTRGPSAILEIEAEPGATLEIAHSLAADPEAFTIDHTAGGRDLLAIVGASDLDSLSEYIMGRMRRLSGVRATRTLLLSSPFTDAGQWRLRSLSTDETSAVERTLDVPTAARGEVDPQLENALLHALGQDGRATVTNIARELGVGQRRVREALTTLSTQGRLVVRTEVARAHSGWPVHAWYFLRVPAGVAERVGSAMTRLGEVRMAASTIGPYNLVLSVWMRALADVQRLEAAIEEGVPGVSIADRSVVLQSLKKEGRYLGAGGLATNTMIPMLI encoded by the coding sequence ATGAACAAGGTTGACCGTTCTACGCAGTTAGCGAGTCTCGACGAGACCGATAAGAGACTGATCCAAGCACTGCAGATCAACCCCCGCGCCCGATGGGCTTCCCTCGCGCCCATCATCGGCGTCGACTCGGTAACGTTGGCCCGCCGCTGGGAACGACTGTCCGACCACGGACTCGCCTGGGTGGCCGGCCATCCAGGCCCCGGAACACGGGGGCCGTCAGCGATCCTCGAAATTGAAGCCGAACCCGGCGCCACTCTCGAGATCGCACACTCCCTCGCCGCCGACCCCGAGGCCTTCACGATCGACCACACCGCAGGAGGGCGAGACCTGCTGGCCATCGTGGGCGCGAGCGATCTCGACTCGCTGAGCGAATACATCATGGGGAGGATGCGTCGGCTCTCGGGCGTGCGCGCGACACGCACATTGCTCCTGTCCTCCCCGTTCACAGACGCCGGGCAATGGCGGCTGCGTTCCCTGTCAACCGATGAGACGTCCGCCGTCGAGCGCACCCTCGATGTGCCGACCGCCGCGCGAGGCGAGGTCGACCCGCAACTGGAAAACGCCCTCCTGCACGCGCTCGGGCAGGACGGGCGCGCCACAGTGACGAACATTGCTAGAGAGCTAGGGGTCGGGCAACGACGCGTACGCGAAGCGCTCACTACCCTCAGCACACAGGGGCGCCTGGTGGTTCGCACCGAAGTTGCTCGCGCTCACTCCGGCTGGCCGGTGCACGCGTGGTACTTCCTACGGGTCCCGGCGGGCGTCGCCGAGCGCGTGGGCTCTGCCATGACGAGGCTCGGAGAAGTACGCATGGCGGCATCGACGATCGGCCCGTACAACCTGGTGCTGTCGGTGTGGATGCGCGCACTCGCCGATGTGCAACGACTCGAGGCGGCAATCGAGGAAGGGGTGCCTGGTGTGTCGATCGCCGACCGATCGGTGGTCTTGCAGAGCCTCAAGAAAGAGGGCCGCTACCTCGGTGCCGGGGGGCTTGCAACTAACACCATGATTCCCATGCTGATCTAG
- a CDS encoding L-serine ammonia-lyase, translating to MTHTQPTVGVFDLFTVGIGPSSSHTVGPMKAAADFAASLEVRDLLPRVSTVRVDIFGSLAATGAGHGTFTAVLLGLTGARSDEITPDEVAARLDEITRTGTVALGGQHPVPCAVEDFVLRPLTVHPRHTNALSFTAVDATGTALATETYFSVGGGFIVREGEEPGSASATGDVLPLPFSSGAELLARCEETGLAVSEVMRENERARRPDDEIHAGLRHIWDVMESSVRSSIGRDGVLPGGLKVRRRAGAWAARLAAEDPDHGHEHWQQRVNLIALAVNEENASGGRVVTAPTNGAAGIVPAVLYYALHYTPAAASDGEGVREDVIERFLLTAAAVGSLYKTNASISGAEVGCQGEVGSASSMAAAGLAEILGGTPRQVENAAEIAMEHNLGLTCDPIGGLVQVPCIERNAIAASKAINAARMALWGDGEHRVSLDQVIATMRDTGADMSDKYKETALGGLAVNVVEC from the coding sequence ATGACGCATACGCAGCCGACTGTCGGAGTCTTCGACCTCTTCACGGTCGGGATCGGGCCCTCGAGTTCACACACCGTCGGCCCGATGAAGGCCGCCGCCGACTTCGCCGCGTCGCTCGAGGTCCGCGACCTGCTCCCGCGCGTGTCGACAGTGCGCGTCGATATCTTTGGCTCACTTGCCGCAACTGGCGCCGGGCACGGCACCTTCACCGCCGTGCTGCTGGGGCTGACGGGAGCGCGCTCCGACGAGATCACCCCCGACGAGGTCGCGGCACGGCTCGACGAAATTACACGTACCGGAACTGTCGCGCTCGGCGGACAGCATCCCGTTCCTTGCGCAGTCGAAGACTTCGTCCTCCGCCCCTTGACTGTTCACCCCCGCCACACCAATGCGTTGTCGTTCACCGCGGTCGATGCGACCGGTACTGCGCTCGCGACAGAAACCTACTTCTCGGTGGGTGGCGGGTTCATCGTCCGCGAAGGCGAGGAGCCGGGCTCGGCGTCGGCAACGGGAGACGTCCTCCCGTTGCCGTTTTCTTCCGGGGCAGAACTCCTGGCCAGGTGCGAGGAGACAGGACTCGCCGTAAGCGAGGTGATGCGTGAGAACGAGCGCGCTCGGCGGCCTGACGATGAAATCCATGCGGGCCTGCGTCACATCTGGGACGTGATGGAGTCGAGCGTGCGGTCATCGATCGGGCGCGACGGCGTGCTCCCCGGCGGCCTGAAGGTTCGGCGGCGGGCGGGTGCGTGGGCGGCGCGTCTGGCCGCGGAGGATCCCGATCACGGTCACGAACACTGGCAGCAGCGTGTGAACCTCATCGCACTCGCCGTCAACGAGGAAAACGCGAGCGGTGGGCGCGTGGTGACGGCACCGACGAACGGCGCGGCAGGCATTGTTCCGGCGGTGCTGTACTACGCCCTGCACTACACCCCCGCCGCGGCGTCCGACGGCGAAGGGGTGCGCGAGGACGTTATCGAGAGATTCCTGCTCACTGCGGCCGCGGTCGGCTCGCTCTATAAGACGAACGCCTCGATCTCCGGCGCCGAGGTCGGATGCCAAGGCGAGGTCGGGTCGGCGTCGTCGATGGCCGCGGCGGGGCTGGCCGAGATTCTCGGCGGCACGCCACGTCAGGTGGAGAATGCCGCCGAGATCGCCATGGAGCACAACCTCGGCCTCACCTGCGACCCAATCGGCGGGCTGGTGCAGGTTCCCTGCATCGAACGCAATGCGATCGCGGCATCGAAGGCCATCAATGCCGCACGGATGGCGCTGTGGGGCGACGGAGAGCACCGCGTTTCGCTCGACCAGGTGATCGCGACGATGCGCGACACCGGCGCGGACATGAGCGACAAGTACAAAGAGACTGCGCTGGGCGGCCTCGCCGTCAACGTTGTCGAGTGTTGA
- a CDS encoding metal-dependent hydrolase family protein: MRTRTVFTGGRVFDGVTTAQADVAIHGDRIVDVGIGLDGDEAVDCTGAFIVPGLFDCHVHIMASDFDVARSEQEPFSLPYYEAVRNLSLLLDQGITSARDAAGADAGVKRAIAKNLIEGPRLQTAIVMLSQTGGHGDLHLPSGGSRSMAMMMPHPGRPRSVRDGVDDVRRGVREILRAGADAIKVATTGGVMSTGDDPRHAHFRDDELAVIAEEVAAAGTYFFAHAQGTEGIKAALRHGARSIEHGYHLDDEAIDLLLRTGAWLVPTLSATQAIVDAADRGVPIPAESQALAREAVGAHRASFARAVDAGVKVAMGTDSPPYGHPSDSNLDELLLMTQASAMTPADAWRAATANSAALLRQDDLGALAPGKIADLVVVNGEVDDLRGLRGRIRSVILGGRRVR; this comes from the coding sequence ATGCGCACACGTACCGTCTTCACTGGAGGGCGCGTCTTCGACGGCGTCACGACCGCGCAGGCCGATGTGGCCATTCACGGGGACCGCATCGTGGATGTCGGGATAGGGCTTGACGGCGATGAGGCGGTCGACTGCACGGGAGCCTTCATCGTCCCCGGACTCTTCGACTGCCATGTCCACATCATGGCGAGCGATTTTGACGTGGCCCGGAGCGAACAGGAGCCCTTCTCCCTCCCCTATTACGAGGCGGTGCGCAATCTTTCGCTCCTCCTCGATCAGGGCATCACCTCAGCGCGCGACGCGGCCGGAGCTGATGCCGGCGTGAAGCGCGCGATCGCGAAGAACCTCATCGAAGGACCACGACTGCAGACCGCAATCGTGATGCTTTCCCAGACCGGCGGTCACGGCGACCTGCATCTCCCCTCCGGCGGCAGTCGCTCGATGGCGATGATGATGCCACACCCGGGACGACCGCGCTCGGTCCGCGATGGAGTGGATGACGTACGCCGCGGCGTGCGGGAAATCCTGCGCGCAGGTGCCGACGCAATCAAGGTGGCGACCACCGGTGGAGTCATGTCGACGGGCGACGATCCCCGTCACGCACACTTCCGCGATGACGAGCTCGCCGTGATTGCGGAAGAGGTCGCCGCGGCGGGAACATACTTCTTCGCCCACGCCCAGGGCACGGAGGGGATCAAGGCCGCCTTGCGGCATGGAGCACGGTCGATCGAACATGGGTATCACCTCGATGACGAGGCGATCGACCTCCTGCTCCGCACTGGGGCGTGGCTCGTACCGACGCTGTCCGCCACCCAAGCGATCGTGGACGCCGCCGACCGCGGCGTGCCGATCCCCGCCGAAAGTCAGGCCCTTGCCCGAGAGGCTGTCGGCGCCCACCGGGCGAGCTTCGCTCGAGCCGTCGACGCAGGCGTCAAGGTCGCCATGGGTACAGATTCGCCGCCGTACGGCCACCCCTCCGACAGCAACCTCGACGAACTGTTGCTGATGACACAGGCGTCTGCGATGACGCCGGCGGATGCGTGGCGCGCAGCCACGGCGAACTCTGCAGCATTGCTGCGGCAGGACGACCTCGGTGCGCTCGCACCGGGAAAGATCGCCGACCTCGTCGTCGTGAACGGCGAAGTCGACGATCTTCGCGGGCTGCGCGGGCGCATCCGATCCGTCATCCTCGGCGGACGACGCGTGCGCTAA
- a CDS encoding alpha/beta fold hydrolase — translation MAGAREAVIRTGAGVTSFRVDGAGPPLFLLHGLQVGQELFDELRVHLRSAFTVITYDQRDRGNTEFEPSTYTTDDLADDLAALVQALGYPRAHVLGTSFGGMVAQAFALRHADLLGGLVLGATSQAPFRAKRTAGPVADLLLALERGDEARARATLAHLVPAATSAAPTDGAPVRADRGDRLMRRFAATRGFDTRGRLDEIDARTLVIHGREDAAVPMADALSMVDEIRRADALVLAGCGHAWENEHPARAASAITAFLGAA, via the coding sequence ATGGCGGGGGCTAGGGAAGCTGTCATCCGGACTGGCGCGGGAGTCACGTCGTTCCGTGTCGACGGTGCCGGGCCCCCGCTGTTCCTCCTCCATGGGCTCCAGGTCGGGCAGGAATTGTTCGACGAGCTTCGGGTGCACCTGAGATCAGCGTTCACGGTCATCACTTACGATCAGCGAGATCGTGGTAACACCGAGTTCGAACCGTCGACGTACACGACCGATGATCTCGCCGATGATCTCGCTGCGCTTGTCCAGGCACTCGGATATCCGCGCGCGCACGTTCTGGGCACATCGTTCGGGGGGATGGTGGCACAGGCCTTCGCTCTCCGTCACGCAGACCTCTTGGGTGGGCTCGTGCTCGGCGCGACCTCTCAGGCCCCGTTCCGCGCCAAGCGCACCGCTGGCCCTGTCGCCGATCTGCTCCTCGCACTCGAGCGTGGCGACGAGGCGCGCGCCAGGGCCACCCTCGCACACCTGGTGCCTGCCGCGACCTCTGCCGCGCCGACGGACGGGGCGCCAGTACGAGCGGATCGTGGTGATCGGTTGATGCGACGTTTCGCTGCCACGCGCGGGTTCGATACACGCGGCCGACTGGACGAGATCGATGCCCGCACGCTGGTCATCCATGGACGTGAAGACGCCGCGGTGCCCATGGCGGATGCCCTGTCGATGGTCGACGAGATCCGTCGGGCGGATGCACTGGTGCTTGCCGGCTGCGGGCACGCGTGGGAGAACGAGCATCCTGCTCGTGCCGCGTCGGCCATCACGGCCTTCCTCGGCGCTGCGTGA
- a CDS encoding enoyl-CoA hydratase/isomerase family protein, whose translation MVDTASFGWDGHVAPTPLEEYSKRYADFFEMRREDGILELRLHTDGGEYVHNWAAHNAWNRVWQDVGNDPENHVLIITGTGEAWFRGDPRQTWPKPLVDETPDYIFQQTIDAWKLIENFVNNIDIPTIAVVNGPGIHTEFALMCDVTLAAEDADFMDPHFMVGTSPGDGLALALQHLMGTKRAAYAVYGGTSIPARKALEYGLVSDVLPREDLLPKAWQLARDIMKRPRFARWSTHNILNRPWRKLVTEDFGFHFSQQSLATVAAKTLIPDPELVADARERKIW comes from the coding sequence ATGGTTGACACCGCGAGCTTCGGTTGGGACGGTCACGTCGCGCCCACACCGTTGGAGGAGTATTCGAAGCGCTACGCCGATTTCTTCGAGATGCGTCGAGAGGATGGCATCCTCGAGCTGCGCCTCCACACCGACGGCGGCGAGTACGTGCACAACTGGGCAGCGCACAACGCGTGGAATCGGGTGTGGCAGGACGTCGGCAACGACCCCGAGAACCACGTTCTGATCATCACGGGAACCGGGGAAGCCTGGTTCCGGGGAGATCCCCGTCAGACCTGGCCCAAGCCGCTGGTCGACGAGACTCCGGACTACATCTTCCAGCAGACGATCGATGCGTGGAAGCTGATCGAGAACTTCGTGAACAACATCGACATCCCCACCATCGCGGTGGTGAACGGGCCGGGCATCCACACGGAGTTCGCGCTGATGTGCGACGTGACCCTCGCCGCCGAGGATGCAGACTTCATGGACCCGCATTTCATGGTCGGAACCTCGCCCGGCGACGGGCTTGCTCTCGCCCTGCAGCACTTGATGGGCACCAAGCGGGCAGCCTACGCCGTCTATGGCGGGACGAGCATCCCGGCCCGCAAGGCTCTGGAGTATGGTCTCGTCAGCGACGTGCTGCCTCGCGAGGACCTGCTCCCCAAGGCCTGGCAGCTCGCCCGCGACATCATGAAGCGGCCGCGGTTCGCGCGCTGGTCGACGCACAACATCCTGAACCGGCCGTGGCGCAAGCTCGTGACCGAGGACTTCGGGTTCCACTTCTCGCAGCAGTCGCTGGCCACGGTCGCGGCGAAGACGCTCATCCCCGACCCCGAGCTGGTCGCGGACGCGCGCGAGCGTAAGATCTGGTGA
- a CDS encoding TetR/AcrR family transcriptional regulator, producing the protein MKRLTSADVARRLQLAVALRGIGRQGGLMTVDDLRARRPGGRTRLVTERLRAAALEIVAESGIDGLQYEELASRAQVGRATVYRRWPNRDDLFRDVLTHFAETTVQIENTGDIVRDLTTFLQSFAEASITPAGRAVLQILLRRTDGNDGLHHVGVELLDRRTGELQRRLDRATEAGQLPPAEAPFVNMMLIGPVQWFVLRRERPFLPEDAQAIVELVVAGLWRDHVD; encoded by the coding sequence ATGAAACGACTAACATCGGCTGATGTCGCTCGGCGGCTGCAGCTCGCGGTTGCGCTGAGGGGCATCGGAAGACAAGGTGGCCTCATGACGGTTGATGACTTGCGTGCGCGGCGCCCCGGAGGGCGCACTCGACTTGTCACGGAGCGGTTGCGAGCGGCGGCGCTCGAGATCGTCGCCGAGAGCGGTATCGACGGTCTCCAATACGAGGAACTTGCTTCCCGCGCACAGGTCGGGCGCGCGACGGTCTATCGTCGATGGCCGAACCGCGACGATCTCTTCCGCGACGTACTTACACACTTCGCCGAGACAACTGTGCAGATCGAGAACACCGGCGATATCGTCCGTGACCTCACGACCTTCCTGCAATCCTTCGCCGAGGCGTCCATCACGCCTGCCGGTCGCGCGGTGCTCCAGATCCTCCTGCGCCGCACCGATGGGAACGATGGGCTTCACCATGTGGGAGTAGAACTCCTGGATCGCCGCACCGGCGAACTGCAGCGACGCCTCGACCGGGCGACAGAGGCTGGACAGCTGCCCCCCGCGGAGGCCCCCTTTGTCAATATGATGCTCATCGGTCCCGTGCAGTGGTTCGTCCTGCGCCGAGAGCGCCCTTTCCTCCCTGAGGATGCGCAGGCGATCGTGGAACTCGTCGTCGCCGGTTTGTGGCGCGACCACGTCGATTGA